Proteins found in one Hypericibacter terrae genomic segment:
- a CDS encoding LysR family transcriptional regulator: MDTELARTFLTVVAAGNFVSAADRLHVTQSTVSARIHALEERLGCTLFVRNKAGASLTSAGRQFQKHASTLVRTVEQARHDVGIPRGFRAALTVGGRFGLWEQLLLKWLPLMQERAPDIAIRAEIGLEADLMQNLVEGRLDIGVMYVPQSRPGLKIEPLFEERLVLVSANVPDHPKPGTGYVYVDWGPEFYAQHSVSFPDFLGPALSANIGWLGLQHVLANGGSGYFPIRVIRPHLETGRLSLVSGTLEFTLHAYLVYAQEAASDALQIALDGIRQVAAAESA; the protein is encoded by the coding sequence GTGGATACCGAACTCGCCCGAACATTCCTCACGGTTGTCGCCGCTGGAAATTTCGTCAGCGCCGCCGATCGGCTGCATGTCACGCAATCGACTGTCAGTGCCCGCATTCATGCGTTGGAAGAGCGTCTGGGTTGCACGCTCTTCGTCCGCAACAAGGCCGGGGCCAGCCTCACATCGGCAGGGCGGCAATTTCAGAAACATGCATCGACGTTGGTACGAACCGTGGAGCAGGCGCGCCACGACGTCGGAATTCCCAGAGGCTTCCGCGCCGCCCTCACCGTCGGTGGGCGCTTCGGTCTGTGGGAACAGCTGTTATTGAAATGGTTGCCCTTGATGCAAGAGCGGGCGCCCGACATCGCCATTCGCGCGGAGATCGGCCTCGAGGCCGATCTGATGCAGAACCTGGTGGAGGGTCGGCTCGATATCGGCGTGATGTATGTGCCGCAGAGCCGTCCAGGCTTGAAGATCGAGCCTCTCTTCGAAGAGCGGCTTGTTCTGGTTTCCGCGAACGTCCCTGACCATCCGAAACCCGGGACTGGTTATGTCTATGTCGATTGGGGGCCGGAATTCTACGCGCAGCATAGCGTCAGCTTCCCCGATTTCCTCGGCCCGGCACTCTCCGCCAACATCGGTTGGCTGGGTCTGCAGCATGTCCTCGCCAATGGCGGGTCCGGTTACTTCCCGATCCGCGTCATAAGGCCCCATCTCGAGACAGGCCGATTGTCGCTGGTCTCTGGAACGCTGGAGTTCACCTTGCACGCTTATCTGGTCTATGCGCAGGAAGCGGCTTCGGATGCGCTGCAGATCGCGCTCGATGGCATCAGGCAAGTGGCTGCTGCAGAGTCAGCATGA
- the rnk gene encoding nucleoside diphosphate kinase regulator: MIPSISRTDMMPEIQITRANRELLNQILADHAPIRSWRAVEFLVRELTRATIVDDDIAPADVVTMRSRVRFREEGDATTEMVTLTYPGESDLYEDAMSVLTPLGAALLGLSKGQSISYPKPDGGMRTITIIEIRYQPEAARHKASSFAGT; this comes from the coding sequence ATGATCCCGTCAATCTCCAGGACCGACATGATGCCCGAGATTCAGATCACACGGGCCAATCGCGAGCTGCTCAACCAGATTCTTGCCGATCACGCGCCCATCCGATCCTGGCGAGCGGTGGAGTTCCTGGTGAGGGAGCTGACGCGAGCGACCATTGTCGATGACGACATCGCCCCGGCTGATGTCGTGACGATGCGGTCGAGAGTGCGCTTCCGCGAGGAAGGCGACGCGACGACCGAGATGGTGACGCTGACCTATCCCGGCGAATCGGACCTGTATGAAGATGCCATGTCGGTCCTCACGCCGCTGGGCGCGGCCCTGCTCGGGCTTTCCAAGGGCCAGTCGATATCGTACCCCAAGCCCGATGGAGGAATGAGGACGATCACCATCATCGAAATTCGCTACCAGCCGGAAGCGGCGCGGCACAAGGCATCCTCGTTCGCCGGCACCTAG
- the rnk gene encoding nucleoside diphosphate kinase regulator produces the protein MTQAIARDRGNLPAIVVTKRDFGKLNNVIGDYAPIISWDAVRFLLGELARARVVDNEHIPPTNVTMGSQVEIRERHTGETRLATLTYPAEQRLYRDAVSVLTPLGAALLGLPKEQSINYIDSDGKEMTVEVLKILHQPEAQQRFKRTSRVDPSSNTR, from the coding sequence ATGACGCAAGCAATCGCGAGAGACCGCGGCAACCTGCCGGCGATCGTCGTGACCAAAAGGGATTTTGGCAAGCTGAACAATGTGATCGGAGACTATGCACCGATCATTTCGTGGGACGCCGTGCGCTTTCTTCTCGGCGAGTTGGCGCGTGCGCGCGTCGTGGACAACGAACATATTCCACCTACCAACGTGACGATGGGATCGCAGGTCGAGATCCGGGAACGGCACACGGGCGAAACGCGGCTCGCAACCCTGACCTATCCGGCCGAGCAGAGACTCTATCGCGACGCCGTGTCTGTCTTGACGCCGCTGGGCGCTGCCTTGCTGGGGCTGCCGAAGGAGCAATCCATCAATTATATCGATTCTGATGGAAAGGAAATGACGGTCGAGGTGCTGAAGATCCTGCACCAGCCCGAGGCGCAACAACGGTTCAAGCGGACGTCTCGGGTGGATCCGTCATCGAACACGCGATAG
- a CDS encoding carnitinyl-CoA dehydratase: MSSGPLHVTRNGPVLEVVLDRPKANAIDAATSRVMSETFVKFRDDPDLRVAIVTGGGEKFFCAGWDLKAGAAGEGPVSDYGEGGFGGIQELPNLNKPIIAAVNGMAVGGGFELALSADMIIAAEHARFALPEIKAGTLADAATIKLPRRIPYHVAMDLLLTGRWMESGEAQMRGLVNEVVPAAELMTRARTLAKMLAEGPTLVFAAIKEVVRETEGMQFTEALRRINERRFRTVDILYSSEDQREGAIAFAEKRAPVWKGR, from the coding sequence ATGTCCTCCGGTCCGCTTCACGTCACCCGCAACGGTCCCGTCCTCGAAGTCGTGCTCGATCGTCCGAAGGCGAACGCGATCGACGCGGCCACCAGCCGCGTGATGAGCGAGACCTTCGTCAAGTTCCGCGACGATCCGGACTTGCGTGTCGCCATCGTCACCGGCGGCGGCGAGAAGTTCTTCTGCGCCGGCTGGGATCTGAAGGCCGGCGCCGCGGGCGAAGGGCCCGTCTCGGACTATGGCGAGGGCGGATTCGGCGGCATCCAGGAGCTGCCCAACCTCAACAAGCCGATCATCGCGGCGGTCAACGGCATGGCGGTCGGCGGCGGCTTCGAGCTGGCGCTCTCGGCCGACATGATCATCGCCGCGGAGCATGCGCGTTTCGCGCTGCCCGAGATCAAGGCCGGTACGCTCGCCGACGCGGCGACGATCAAGCTCCCGCGCCGCATTCCCTATCATGTGGCGATGGATCTGCTGCTGACCGGGCGCTGGATGGAGAGCGGCGAAGCGCAGATGCGCGGCCTCGTCAACGAGGTCGTTCCGGCGGCCGAGCTCATGACCCGGGCGCGGACGCTGGCCAAGATGCTGGCCGAAGGGCCGACCCTGGTGTTCGCGGCGATCAAGGAGGTCGTGCGCGAGACCGAAGGGATGCAGTTCACCGAGGCCCTGCGGCGCATCAACGAGCGCCGCTTCCGCACGGTCGACATCCTCTATTCGAGCGAGGACCAGCGCGAAGGGGCGATCGCGTTTGCGGAAAAGCGGGCCCCGGTCTGGAAGGGACGATAA
- a CDS encoding GntR family transcriptional regulator, producing MVGKAEEPELSSLRVKRTNITLRQQVLDVLRNAILEFRFKPGDRLIERELCELTGVSRTSVREALRHLESEGLVHNVPNKGPTVATVTLEEAQQIYEVREALEGLAGRLFATRATDREIERLRNANERLEKAFEVGDVRGIVAETTHFYEVFLEGCGNNLIRDTIRSLNARIVYLRATSMSRPGRSPGSLGEMRRIVEAIGKRAPDAAEEACKDHVRRACNAALEVLRQRRIDGVN from the coding sequence ATGGTCGGCAAGGCTGAAGAACCGGAGCTTTCTTCGCTGCGCGTCAAACGCACCAATATCACCCTTCGCCAGCAGGTTCTCGACGTCCTGCGCAATGCCATCCTCGAATTCCGCTTCAAGCCCGGCGACCGCCTGATCGAGCGCGAGCTCTGCGAGCTGACCGGCGTGAGCCGCACCAGCGTGCGCGAGGCGTTGCGCCATCTCGAATCCGAAGGCCTGGTCCATAACGTCCCCAACAAGGGGCCGACCGTCGCGACGGTCACCCTCGAAGAGGCGCAGCAGATCTATGAGGTGCGCGAGGCGCTGGAGGGGCTGGCCGGCCGTCTCTTCGCCACCCGCGCGACCGATCGCGAGATCGAGCGGCTCCGCAACGCCAACGAACGCCTGGAGAAGGCGTTCGAGGTCGGCGACGTGCGCGGCATCGTCGCGGAGACGACCCATTTCTACGAAGTGTTCCTCGAGGGCTGCGGCAACAATCTGATCCGCGACACGATCCGTTCGCTCAACGCCCGGATCGTCTATCTGCGCGCGACCTCCATGTCCCGCCCGGGGCGTTCGCCCGGCAGCCTGGGCGAGATGCGCCGCATCGTCGAAGCGATCGGCAAGCGCGCGCCCGACGCCGCCGAGGAAGCCTGCAAGGATCATGTCCGGCGCGCCTGCAACGCCGCCCTCGAGGTGCTGCGCCAGCGCCGCATCGACGGCGTGAACTAG
- a CDS encoding LLM class flavin-dependent oxidoreductase, translating to MKFTLVINMERLDPQVSMRDVAREVLEMVQMADAGGFEIAWAAEHHGIEMTVSPGPFQLLAWWAAHTSRIRLGTAVVVAPYWHPLKLAGEAALFDLLSGGRLEFGIGRGAYQREFDRLAGGLDQRVGVAYMQEMLPALKRLWEGDYAHQGQYWSFPTATSVPKPIQKPHPRIWVAARDPGTFDWAVKNECSIMTWALSRPFAEVELYKERFETALKNNPGVKRPAFMTMRHTSVYERPGDWEAPVNSAMRQSGQFENLFKNLGGVTNGFVETVDLAAFAQRNEFDPQAMKENLMFGTPDEVIRKLKRYEALGTDYFCYSSAFGQPMSDQKRSLALFIKEVMPAFAEAPATRPRAVAI from the coding sequence GTGAAATTCACCCTCGTCATCAATATGGAGCGCCTCGATCCCCAGGTCAGCATGCGCGACGTGGCGCGCGAGGTGCTGGAGATGGTGCAGATGGCCGATGCCGGCGGCTTCGAGATCGCCTGGGCCGCGGAGCATCACGGCATCGAGATGACGGTATCGCCGGGACCGTTCCAGCTGTTGGCCTGGTGGGCGGCTCACACCTCGCGCATCCGCCTCGGCACGGCCGTGGTGGTGGCGCCCTATTGGCACCCGCTCAAGCTCGCCGGCGAGGCCGCGCTGTTCGATCTGCTGAGCGGCGGCCGGCTCGAGTTCGGCATCGGCCGCGGCGCCTATCAGCGCGAGTTCGACCGCCTGGCGGGCGGCTTGGATCAGCGTGTCGGCGTCGCCTATATGCAGGAGATGCTGCCGGCGCTGAAGCGGCTCTGGGAGGGCGACTACGCCCATCAGGGCCAGTATTGGTCCTTCCCCACGGCGACCTCGGTGCCGAAGCCGATCCAGAAGCCGCATCCGCGCATCTGGGTCGCGGCGCGCGATCCCGGCACCTTCGACTGGGCGGTGAAGAACGAGTGCAGCATCATGACCTGGGCGCTCTCGCGTCCCTTCGCGGAGGTCGAACTCTACAAGGAGCGTTTCGAGACGGCGCTGAAGAACAATCCCGGCGTCAAGCGGCCGGCCTTCATGACCATGCGCCATACCTCGGTCTATGAGCGGCCCGGCGATTGGGAAGCGCCGGTCAATTCCGCGATGCGCCAGAGCGGGCAGTTCGAGAATCTCTTCAAGAATCTGGGCGGGGTCACGAACGGCTTCGTCGAGACGGTCGATCTCGCCGCCTTCGCCCAGCGCAACGAGTTCGATCCGCAGGCGATGAAGGAGAACCTGATGTTCGGCACGCCCGACGAGGTGATCCGGAAGCTGAAGCGCTACGAGGCGCTCGGCACCGACTATTTCTGCTATTCCTCGGCCTTCGGTCAGCCGATGTCCGACCAGAAGCGCTCGCTCGCCCTCTTCATCAAGGAAGTGATGCCGGCCTTCGCCGAGGCTCCCGCAACCCGTCCGCGCGCCGTCGCGATCTGA
- a CDS encoding helix-turn-helix domain-containing protein → MKKTRDISSPLTKRLQSLGQIASLVNSGTELRDVLGRIVFAVCQNSVWSSSAIMALDRESGYSIQVARHDPHFKETKRTRQRWRLVTSPTTRVLEAGTPLIIPDAQKSADYPDYRREARERGYRTVVLIPLQALDERGRGMVMSVHAGDSRRVDKDELVFLQTAAELASLAVEKAHRLAAERRQAADLRRALDVHAASMESVLAGRSLAKLAELIVDFLPHPMLIVDLTSNQVIAHRSPAPASVSDTDWAARMKQGAIRELARLLRAVKPTHFQETHPISFATLGVDMTVEGMVEPLIVDGLVLGGLFLFPAAGKIEPFEALVANEARFALAVQLMRAHVRFATQAETNSEFFGRLFSGNWRDEAETRARAGHLGLALEGPARLLVLAPGTREGGPPDGDARAMTLRALLRLASPQHPGAAVCFDGDAFVVFLPERPAGDKSTSRLIERLLSEMEWTLGAKPVATLSRVCRELKDYQSARQEGARVLDLARRLDRRGLVTEADFGAFARLLATADQSALRSFADETLAPIAAYDRKHRSHFLATLDAFLTHGCRYQPCADALGLHVTTLRYRLQRLGDLFGVDLEDRETRLALEIALRVRTALG, encoded by the coding sequence GTGAAGAAGACCCGCGACATATCCTCTCCGCTGACGAAGCGGCTGCAGAGCCTCGGACAGATCGCGAGCCTGGTGAATTCGGGCACCGAGCTGCGCGACGTCCTCGGCCGGATCGTGTTCGCGGTCTGCCAGAATTCGGTCTGGTCGTCGTCGGCGATCATGGCGCTCGACCGGGAGAGCGGCTACTCGATCCAGGTCGCCCGGCACGATCCCCATTTCAAGGAGACGAAACGCACGCGCCAGCGCTGGCGGCTCGTCACCAGCCCGACGACGCGGGTGCTCGAGGCCGGCACGCCGCTGATCATTCCCGATGCGCAGAAGTCGGCGGATTATCCCGACTATCGCCGCGAGGCACGCGAGCGCGGCTATCGCACGGTCGTGCTGATCCCGCTGCAGGCCCTCGATGAGCGGGGCCGGGGCATGGTGATGTCGGTCCATGCCGGCGACAGCCGACGCGTGGACAAGGACGAACTGGTCTTCCTGCAGACCGCGGCCGAGCTCGCCTCGCTCGCGGTCGAGAAGGCCCATCGCCTGGCGGCGGAACGGCGACAGGCGGCGGACCTGCGCCGCGCCCTCGACGTCCACGCCGCCTCGATGGAATCCGTGCTGGCGGGGCGCTCGCTCGCGAAGCTGGCCGAGCTGATCGTGGATTTCCTGCCCCATCCGATGCTGATCGTCGACCTGACCTCCAACCAGGTCATCGCCCATCGCTCGCCCGCACCGGCAAGCGTGAGCGACACGGACTGGGCGGCCCGCATGAAGCAGGGTGCCATCCGCGAACTGGCCCGGCTGCTGCGCGCGGTCAAGCCGACGCATTTCCAGGAGACCCATCCGATTTCATTCGCGACCCTGGGCGTCGACATGACCGTCGAGGGCATGGTCGAGCCGCTCATCGTCGACGGTCTCGTGCTCGGCGGCCTGTTCCTGTTTCCGGCGGCGGGGAAGATCGAGCCGTTCGAGGCGCTGGTCGCTAACGAGGCGCGCTTCGCGCTGGCGGTGCAGCTGATGCGAGCCCATGTGCGCTTCGCCACCCAGGCCGAGACCAACAGCGAATTCTTCGGCCGGCTGTTCAGCGGCAATTGGCGCGACGAGGCCGAGACACGGGCGCGTGCCGGCCATCTCGGGCTGGCGCTCGAGGGGCCGGCGCGGCTTCTCGTCCTCGCGCCCGGCACCCGGGAAGGGGGACCGCCGGATGGGGATGCCCGGGCGATGACGCTGCGCGCGCTGCTGCGGCTCGCCAGCCCGCAACATCCGGGGGCCGCAGTCTGTTTCGACGGCGATGCCTTCGTGGTCTTCCTGCCGGAGCGTCCGGCCGGCGACAAATCGACCTCGCGCCTGATCGAGCGCCTGCTGAGCGAGATGGAATGGACCCTGGGCGCGAAGCCGGTCGCGACGCTGAGCCGGGTCTGTCGCGAGTTGAAGGATTACCAGTCGGCCCGGCAGGAGGGCGCCCGCGTGCTCGATCTGGCGCGTCGCCTCGATCGGCGGGGGCTGGTAACCGAGGCCGATTTCGGAGCTTTCGCCCGCCTGCTCGCGACCGCCGACCAGTCGGCCTTGCGCAGCTTCGCCGACGAGACGCTGGCCCCCATCGCCGCTTACGACCGCAAGCATCGCTCGCATTTCCTGGCGACCCTCGACGCGTTCCTGACCCATGGCTGCCGCTATCAGCCCTGCGCCGACGCGCTGGGGCTTCATGTCACCACACTGCGCTACCGGTTGCAGCGGCTGGGCGACCTGTTCGGCGTGGATCTCGAGGACCGCGAGACCCGGCTCGCCCTGGAGATCGCGCTGCGGGTCAGGACGGCGCTCGGCTAG
- a CDS encoding acyl-CoA thioesterase, which produces MTKKRRIYFEGEVRPEWIDEFGHMGYLDYQRVADIATMAFWDEVNGGRAQSERDGGEFAIIDVHARYLREVRLGDPLSVATRLVGCDPKRFTLLHEIGSKGELCATVGLFCLSFHLGDRRVRPFDSAVAARMAAALDPEAASDPAIPACLVASLSARR; this is translated from the coding sequence ATGACGAAGAAACGCCGCATCTATTTCGAGGGCGAGGTCAGGCCCGAATGGATCGACGAGTTCGGCCATATGGGCTATCTCGACTATCAGCGGGTCGCCGATATCGCGACCATGGCCTTCTGGGACGAGGTGAATGGCGGCCGCGCGCAGAGCGAGCGCGACGGCGGCGAGTTCGCCATCATCGACGTCCATGCGCGCTATCTGCGCGAGGTCCGGCTGGGCGATCCGCTGTCGGTGGCGACGCGTCTCGTCGGCTGCGACCCGAAGCGCTTCACCCTGCTGCATGAGATCGGCAGCAAGGGCGAGCTCTGCGCCACGGTCGGGCTGTTCTGCCTCAGCTTCCATCTCGGCGACCGGCGGGTGCGACCCTTCGATTCGGCGGTCGCGGCGCGCATGGCCGCAGCCCTCGATCCGGAGGCGGCGTCCGACCCGGCGATCCCCGCCTGTCTCGTCGCCTCCCTTTCGGCGCGCCGTTAG
- a CDS encoding acetate--CoA ligase family protein, with the protein MTPVPSPGTGLSAERRRNLGRLFAPRHVAFIGGGEAAEAARQCQKIGFSGPMWAVNPKRPDLAGLPCLASVEDLPEAPDAVFLAVPAPLTVRTLATLARRGAGGVVCYAAGFKEIGAEGGALEQALIEAAGSMAVIGPNCYGLLNYVKGVALWPYGQPGHRVERGPAVITQSGMFAINLTFSERSAAFSHIVSSGNQSVLGIEDYIEFLLDDPAVSAVGLHIEMLRDIPRFARVALQAAAKGIPIVAFKTGASEIGARLTISHTGSLAGSDDAYNALFHRLGITRVATPAQLLETLKMFTHGGIPAGRRLGAFTCSGGDAEMVADWAEHYGLLLPQPSEHTRQRLAAQLGSFATVSNPLDYNTAIWGHEDRVEAAHSTFLEDGYDATVLIQDFPPLGSDIDRISNTADTRGFFAAASKAKLPAAVCSTIPECLTQDIRDLALSKKAAPLQGIQDGLFAIAAAATYGARLKLLRAADGGDLYRLAQPRPSVGQPRTLDEWESKTLVREAGIPVPTGRLCRAAEAPDAGTAIGFPVAVKLISASLPHKTEAGAVRLGLASAVAVREAVDAIRSSVQKFLKGPVPDSFLVERMAPKPVAEMMVGIRRDEGFGYILVLGAGGVGVEVSRDVATLLLPLTKPDLLEAIARLRVSRILEGYRGAPAADIDGLCDAVLKLAGLALTSDRGILEIELNPIMVLARGQGVVAVDALVRSSDGTAG; encoded by the coding sequence GTGACCCCGGTTCCCTCCCCCGGCACAGGCCTGAGCGCCGAACGCCGCCGCAATCTGGGCCGCCTCTTCGCGCCGCGCCATGTCGCCTTCATCGGCGGGGGCGAGGCGGCCGAGGCGGCGCGGCAATGTCAGAAGATTGGCTTCTCCGGCCCGATGTGGGCGGTGAATCCCAAGCGGCCGGATCTCGCCGGACTCCCTTGCCTGGCCAGTGTCGAGGATCTGCCGGAAGCGCCCGATGCCGTATTCCTCGCGGTGCCGGCGCCGCTCACCGTCCGGACGCTCGCCACGCTGGCGCGCCGCGGGGCCGGCGGCGTGGTCTGCTATGCGGCGGGCTTCAAGGAGATCGGGGCCGAAGGCGGTGCGCTCGAACAGGCCCTCATCGAGGCGGCGGGATCGATGGCCGTCATCGGGCCCAATTGCTATGGCCTCCTCAATTATGTGAAGGGCGTGGCGCTCTGGCCCTATGGGCAGCCGGGCCATCGGGTCGAGCGCGGGCCCGCCGTCATCACGCAGAGCGGCATGTTCGCGATCAATCTCACCTTCAGCGAACGCTCGGCCGCCTTCTCGCACATCGTCAGCTCCGGCAATCAGAGCGTCCTCGGCATCGAGGATTACATCGAGTTCCTGCTCGACGATCCGGCGGTCTCGGCGGTGGGGCTGCATATCGAGATGCTGCGCGACATTCCGCGCTTCGCGCGGGTGGCGCTGCAGGCGGCGGCGAAGGGGATCCCGATCGTCGCCTTCAAGACCGGCGCCTCGGAGATCGGCGCCAGGCTCACGATCAGCCATACCGGATCGTTGGCGGGATCGGACGATGCTTATAACGCGCTGTTCCATCGTCTCGGCATCACGCGCGTCGCGACACCGGCGCAGCTGCTCGAGACCCTGAAGATGTTTACCCATGGCGGCATCCCCGCCGGCCGGCGGCTGGGCGCCTTCACCTGCTCCGGCGGCGATGCCGAGATGGTGGCGGATTGGGCGGAGCATTACGGCCTGCTGCTGCCGCAGCCCAGTGAGCACACCCGGCAACGCCTCGCCGCGCAGCTCGGATCCTTCGCCACGGTGAGCAATCCGCTCGACTACAACACGGCGATCTGGGGCCATGAGGATCGCGTCGAGGCGGCGCATTCGACGTTCCTCGAGGACGGCTACGACGCCACGGTCCTCATCCAGGATTTCCCGCCGCTGGGCTCCGACATCGATCGCATTTCCAACACCGCGGACACGCGCGGATTCTTTGCCGCCGCCAGCAAGGCGAAGCTGCCCGCGGCCGTCTGCAGCACCATCCCCGAATGCCTGACCCAGGATATCCGCGATCTGGCGCTGTCGAAGAAGGCCGCCCCTTTGCAGGGAATCCAGGACGGGCTGTTCGCGATCGCGGCCGCCGCGACCTATGGCGCCCGCCTCAAATTGCTGCGGGCGGCCGATGGCGGCGACCTCTATCGCCTCGCTCAACCCCGGCCGTCCGTCGGACAGCCCCGGACGCTCGACGAATGGGAGAGCAAGACGCTGGTCCGCGAGGCCGGCATCCCGGTTCCGACCGGACGGCTCTGCCGCGCCGCCGAGGCGCCCGACGCGGGCACTGCGATCGGCTTTCCGGTGGCGGTGAAGCTGATCAGCGCCTCCCTGCCGCACAAGACCGAGGCCGGCGCCGTGCGTCTCGGTCTCGCCAGCGCGGTTGCCGTCCGCGAGGCGGTCGACGCCATCAGGAGCTCGGTGCAGAAATTTCTGAAGGGGCCGGTTCCCGACAGCTTCCTGGTCGAGCGCATGGCGCCCAAGCCGGTCGCCGAGATGATGGTCGGCATCCGCCGCGACGAGGGCTTCGGCTACATCCTCGTGCTGGGAGCCGGCGGCGTCGGGGTCGAGGTTTCGCGCGACGTGGCGACGCTGCTGCTGCCGCTGACCAAGCCCGACCTCCTGGAAGCGATCGCGAGGCTGCGCGTGTCGAGGATCCTCGAGGGCTATCGCGGCGCGCCTGCCGCCGACATCGACGGGCTCTGCGATGCGGTGCTCAAGCTTGCCGGGTTGGCGCTGACCAGCGATCGCGGAATCCTGGAGATCGAGCTCAATCCCATCATGGTCCTCGCGCGCGGGCAGGGCGTCGTCGCGGTCGACGCGCTCGTTCGGAGCAGCGATGGCACCGCCGGCTAA
- a CDS encoding ABC transporter substrate-binding protein, which translates to MSRIRRTGALLFGAAALLIVSAGGLTTARAEDSVTFTGWGGEGQDAMKKAWADPYQAATGVKVLQDSPTDYGKFKAMVESGNVSWDVVDVEGAFAYKAAAEGLLEPLDFSVIDKKNIDPNFVFDHGVGSLTWSWVLAYNKSSLGDKTPEGWAAFFDTKTYPGGRAVTKWLAPGMLEAALLADGVAPDKLYPLDIDRAFKKFDSIKKDIVWWDTAAQSQQQVASGEASMGMLWNGRAHLLEKSGAPVAVSWKENLVTADYVVIPKGSKHKAEAMKLIAQIVSAQGQATHSSLTAYGPVNTQSMPLIPADVLPALPSNHTDSQIVIDLNYWKENLDAINKRWYDWQAK; encoded by the coding sequence ATGTCGAGGATAAGACGGACCGGAGCATTGCTGTTCGGCGCGGCCGCGCTGCTGATCGTGTCGGCGGGCGGGCTCACCACGGCACGAGCAGAGGATAGCGTCACCTTCACGGGCTGGGGCGGCGAAGGCCAGGACGCGATGAAGAAGGCCTGGGCCGACCCCTACCAGGCCGCCACCGGCGTGAAGGTCCTGCAGGACAGCCCCACCGACTACGGCAAGTTCAAAGCCATGGTCGAGAGCGGAAATGTCTCCTGGGATGTGGTCGACGTCGAGGGTGCCTTCGCCTACAAGGCCGCGGCCGAAGGCCTGCTCGAGCCGCTCGATTTCAGCGTCATCGACAAGAAGAATATCGACCCGAACTTCGTGTTCGACCATGGCGTCGGCAGCCTGACCTGGTCCTGGGTCCTCGCCTACAACAAAAGCTCGCTGGGCGATAAGACTCCCGAGGGCTGGGCGGCGTTCTTCGACACCAAGACTTATCCGGGCGGCCGCGCGGTCACGAAATGGCTGGCGCCGGGCATGCTGGAAGCGGCCCTGCTGGCCGACGGCGTCGCGCCCGACAAGCTCTACCCGCTCGATATCGACCGCGCCTTCAAGAAATTCGATTCCATCAAGAAGGACATCGTCTGGTGGGATACGGCGGCGCAGTCGCAGCAGCAGGTCGCTTCGGGCGAGGCGTCGATGGGCATGCTCTGGAACGGGCGTGCGCATCTGCTCGAGAAATCGGGCGCGCCGGTTGCGGTGAGCTGGAAGGAGAATCTGGTCACCGCCGACTATGTCGTGATCCCGAAGGGCTCCAAGCACAAGGCCGAGGCGATGAAACTCATCGCCCAGATCGTGAGCGCGCAAGGCCAGGCGACGCATTCCTCGCTGACGGCCTACGGCCCGGTGAACACGCAGTCCATGCCGCTCATCCCGGCGGATGTGCTCCCGGCCTTGCCCTCGAACCACACGGACTCGCAGATCGTCATCGATCTCAACTACTGGAAAGAGAATCTCGATGCGATCAACAAGCGTTGGTACGATTGGCAGGCCAAGTAA